One segment of Solanum stenotomum isolate F172 chromosome 1, ASM1918654v1, whole genome shotgun sequence DNA contains the following:
- the LOC125853661 gene encoding universal stress protein PHOS34 isoform X1, producing MADAAAKERKILVAVDESEESSYALSWCIENIITGNSNDTLILLYSIPPRAVYSTLDGTGEKDHPEGYLVSSDILATMERYSSEVAQCVMEKAKRACEALNGVKVETIVEHGDARDVICQAAEKLHVDMLVMGSHGYGVIKRAFLGSVSNHCAQNVKCPVLIVKKPKTDGRSK from the exons ATGGCTGATGCAGCAGCAAAGGAACGCAAGATCTTGGTCGCCGTAGATGAGAGTGAAGAGAGCAGTTACGCCCTTTCATGGTGCATAGAGAACATAATCACCGGAAATTCCAATGATACCCTTATCCTTCTCTACTCAATACCACCTCGAGCTGTTTACTCTACCTTAGACGGAACAGGTGAGAAAGATCACCCTGAAG GGTATTTGGTTTCATCTGACATATTGGCGACCATGGAGAGGTACAGCAGTGAAGTTGCACAGTGTGTTATGGAGAAGGCGAAACGAGCCTGCGAGGCTTTGAATGGG GTTAAGGTGGAGACGATAGTAGAGCATGGTGATGCAAGGGACGTGATCTGTCAGGCGGCGGAGAAGTTACATGTCGACATGCTCGTCATGGGAAGCCATGGATATGGTGTCATCAAGAG GGCATTTCTTGGGAGTGTGAGCAACCACTGCGCGCAGAATGTGAAGTGTCCAGTTCTAATTGTGAAAAAGCCAAAAACTGATGGCAGAAGCAAATAG
- the LOC125853661 gene encoding universal stress protein A-like protein isoform X2, with amino-acid sequence MADAAAKERKILVAVDESEESSYALSWCIENIITGNSNDTLILLYSIPPRAVYSTLDGTGYLVSSDILATMERYSSEVAQCVMEKAKRACEALNGVKVETIVEHGDARDVICQAAEKLHVDMLVMGSHGYGVIKRAFLGSVSNHCAQNVKCPVLIVKKPKTDGRSK; translated from the exons ATGGCTGATGCAGCAGCAAAGGAACGCAAGATCTTGGTCGCCGTAGATGAGAGTGAAGAGAGCAGTTACGCCCTTTCATGGTGCATAGAGAACATAATCACCGGAAATTCCAATGATACCCTTATCCTTCTCTACTCAATACCACCTCGAGCTGTTTACTCTACCTTAGACGGAACAG GGTATTTGGTTTCATCTGACATATTGGCGACCATGGAGAGGTACAGCAGTGAAGTTGCACAGTGTGTTATGGAGAAGGCGAAACGAGCCTGCGAGGCTTTGAATGGG GTTAAGGTGGAGACGATAGTAGAGCATGGTGATGCAAGGGACGTGATCTGTCAGGCGGCGGAGAAGTTACATGTCGACATGCTCGTCATGGGAAGCCATGGATATGGTGTCATCAAGAG GGCATTTCTTGGGAGTGTGAGCAACCACTGCGCGCAGAATGTGAAGTGTCCAGTTCTAATTGTGAAAAAGCCAAAAACTGATGGCAGAAGCAAATAG
- the LOC125853739 gene encoding ethylene-responsive transcription factor ERF084-like — protein MVYILFFFSTQKPLYYPNEPNHNFSIDNTNYSLDPFWDNYSVSANENENEKSHVLEGIAAVVGEHVLFGYNNNENKNDDPNSAVLILKRTCPAEKRNNNNNVLSVEKSYRRVRKRPWGRWSAEIRDRIGRCRHWLGTFDMPEEAARAYDAAARWLRGSKARTNFQISPIVPLPTSPTSTSSSSNSSREMKMKMKKKNGGAVANNQRKCSVVTSIAHLFSSNEFNKKVSVTVELDLKLGFGRKLGGYWVYGAGSWFMG, from the exons ATGGT ATATATCCTATTCTTCTTCTCTACACAAAAACCCCTTTATTACCCAAATGAACCAAATCATAATTTCTCCATTGACAACACTAATTATTCCCTCGACCCATTTTGGGATAATTACTCTGTTTCTgctaatgaaaatgaaaatgaaaaatccCATGTTCTTGAAGGAATTGCTGCTGTTGTTGGAGAACATGTTCTTTTCGGTTACAATaacaatgaaaacaaaaatgatGATCCAAATTCAGCAGTTTTAATTCTGAAACGCACGTGTCCTgcagaaaagagaaataataataataatgttctATCAGTGGAGAAGAGTTACAGAAGAGTGAGAAAGAGGCCATGGGGGAGATGGTCAGCGGAGATTCGCGACCGTATAGGGCGGTGCAGACACTGGCTGGGTACATTCGACATGCCGGAGGAGGCGGCGCGTGCGTACGACGCGGCGGCGAGGTGGTTGAGAGGTTCAAAAGCTCgaacaaatttccaaatttctcCGATTGTTCCTCTTCCTACTTCACCAACATCAACGTCATCATCTTCAAATTCGTCTCgtgaaatgaaaatgaaaatgaaaaagaaaaatggtggCGCTGTTGCTAATAATCAAAGAAAATGCTCAGTGGTAACTTCAATTGCGCATTTATTTAGCTCTAATGAATTTAACAAAAAAGTTAGTGTTACTGTGGAGCTTGATCTCAAGCTCGGATTCGGGAGGAAGTTGGGTGGGTATTGGGTTTATGGGGCGGGTAGTtggtttatgggttaa